The segment AAATTCAGGGCTTATCATGATTCCCATGCTTTTTAGCCTTACAATAACCTCAATAATCACTGGACAAATCATATCAAAGGCTGGGAAATATAAAAAGCTTGTTATCGCTGAGTTTATCATAACTGGAATAGGAGTTGTGCTCCTCGCTACAATGAATGAGAATACATCTTATTATCTGCTGGTAGCATATTCAACTGTCCTTGGTATTGGTTCAGGAATGTCCTATAACATATTCAATGTAGCAGTGCAGAATGCATTTACACTGCGAGAAATAGGTATTGTAACAGCGTCTATGCGGTTTTTCAGAAATGTTGGTACCATTGTATTCGTTCCAATATTTGGATACATAATGAATTTCACTTTAGGAAGTTCAAATGCAGTCACTGCAAGTAAAACTCAAGCTTTAGTACTTTCTATCCAGAATATTTTCCTTGCGGCCATAATAGTGGCATTTGCAGGATTGATTGTTGCATTCTTCCTTAAAGAATACCCTTAGGTGGAGATGCACCTACTAAATCATGATATAATTAAATTTTTAATTGGAGATTGATAAAATGATTAGAGTGGCTGTAACAGGCGCAGGTGGAAGAATAAGTTCTAAAATAATTAAAACCATACTTAAAGAGGAAGATATGGAAGTTGTGGCAGCTGTAGGATCACCAAATACTCTGCTTGATGGAAAGGATGTAGGTGAAGTAATAGGTGTAGGAAAGATTGATGTTCCAGTAAATGGTGCACAAAAACTTGCTGAGGTTTTAAAGGAAAAGAAGCCAGATGTTCTCATTGATTTCACTATAGCAAACACAGCCGTGGGTACAATTAAAACTTCGGCAGAATGTGGAGTTAATGTAGTTGTAGGTACAACTGGATTTTCAGAAAAACAATTAAGTGAAATTAAAGAGTCTATCCAAAAAAATAAGATAAAAGCAGTTATTGCTCCAAACATGGCAGTGGGCGTAAATGTATTTTTTAAAGTTATCGAAGACCTGGCAAAAATCCTCAATGATTATGATATCGAAATAATAGAAGCTCACCACAAGCATAAAACTGATGCACCATCAGGAACTGCTGTTAAAGCTTACGAAATTATAGCAGAGGCACTGGAAAATAAAGATGAAACTTGTGTCTATGGTAGGCAGGGGATTGTAGGTGCACGAACTCCTGAAGAAATAGGAGTACATGCAGTTCGTGGCGGAGATATTGTTGGAGATCATACAGTACTTTTTGCAGGGGAAGGAGAACGAATTGAACTCACCCACAGGGCGCACAGCAGGCAGGTTTTCGTAACAGGAGTAATTAAAGCATTACAATATATTATTGAAGCTCCTGAAGGAAAAATTAGCGATATGAAGGATGTTCTCGGTATAAAATAAAAATAGAAGGCTATTTTTTTTATTTTAATACATTATAATTGAATATACGGCACATTATGAATAATAGGGTGCTGTACCTCCTTCATTTAAAAATCGTTCGTCAAAGTATAAATCTTTTATTAAAAGTTTTCAGCCCGTCTGTGGCCCCACCTGTAATTGTGGAGATCCAAATATGAAATAGTCTTAAATTTTTTTGTAATCATGAAATATCTTTATTTGAAGATTTATTGGAGTTATTGGGTTTAAGGAGTAGTATTAAGATAATAATGGGCGAAATGAGAGCTAATATGAAAATTGCATATTGGCTAGTATTTTGTAAATAGGTCATTTTAAACAAGTAATTGTTAATTAGTATTATAATTTGAATTATAAATAGGCATGACAGACTTGTATAATAAAGTGCATGATTAAAGTTAAAAAGATTCAACCTAGAAGCCAAAAAGGACGCAACAACAGCTAAAAAAACGACTAAAGCTCCAGGATTTCCGGAACCTAAATATGAAAGAAACACACCAATTAACAACATTAATGAGAAAAAAAACACTCTATTCAATGACATTTTACAACCTCTTCAAAGCTTTAAACTAATAAATGGGCATTTTACTTAATTATATGGATGCAAATTATAAAACATCTTCTTTTAGTGAAAGATATTACTGTGTTGGATCCATTGAAAATAGTTTCTCAAACTATATACTTCTTTTGAAAACCGTCCAGCCCAGCCTGGCTCCACCTGCACATCCTCCAGCTCCCCACCCAGTACCCGGGCCAGCTGCAATTTAACACCAACGAGCCTGCAGTCTGCAATGATTATTGGACGAATTCCAGGTCCTGTGGTACACCTATGGGGGTTCAGCTCCAGGTCTTTACCGAGTCAGGCCGAATTGAGCAATTCTTTGATCCCCCGAGGGGATCAGGTTGCCACTCAAATACAGTAAAATAGGTTTAAATTTGTTTTTAGGGGATAATTTGGAGAAGAGATTAAATAACATTAAAAAAGAGTCAGATCACCTTAAAGAGTTAGAAATTTAATTGACCTCAACCATAACTTTATTTAAGAAGAACCCCTTTTCCTTATATAAAGGAAGTTACACCACTAAGTTAACTTACTTAGCAGATTTTAGGGGTGTGTTTGATATCATTTATATTGTTACTTCCTGACCTATAATTTACGGTGATAACACAATGGAAATTCTGTGGTTTTATATAGCAGTTGTCCTTGCAATAAGCGATGAAGTCCACAGTAAAATAATGTGGCATCTTCTATTCGACTTTTACATACTACTTGCAGGTCTGATAAAAGGGTTTGTTGCTTCAAATATAAGATTATGGGTGGTTCATGAAGCCATGGAGGCAATGTTCCACTTCGTGGTGCTTTCACTGGTCTTCTGGTCACTTGAAATTGGAATACTGGCTGCAACGATCCACATGGTGATAGATCTCTACCATGAACTTTCAGGACTTGAATTAAAGCCACTGTATCATAGATCACTTCACTTCGTCATTGAATCATTCTTCTTCATCATGGTTCTTTCTGCATGATATTGGTTTAAGATCTGATACAAAGGATTGGAAGGTTCAACAGAATATTTTTTTAAAATTCCTTTTTTATAAAACTTTTAATATCATCGTTTTAATTAATTTTTTAAAGTCAAATAATTGTTCAATACTATTTTTAAAGTTAGAAAATAATCTTTTTAATTGTCTAACGATTATAAATCTTGAACTTCAGAACCTAAATTAATAGGCTTAAAAATTAATAATACTTATATTATTTAATTTAATATTGAAATTGTAAAGAAAGAAATCTTACTAAAGGTTTTAATTGATAAGTTTTGTTGTTATAGGACTGGTTTTAAGCTTCCATTCAATACCCTTACCTTTTGGGATCATTTTTTATAATATCAAAATAGATATTCAAAGTAGTTAATTGAACAAAAATCAAAGAAGAAATACCATTTTTATCAACTTATATTTTTAACTGAAGTAGGAGATTGAAATGCCAGTTATAAACTTTACCTACAAAGATATTGACGAAGCCTTAGGACAGAAAATTCCAAAAAACGAACTAATAGATATGCTCCCTATGATTGGGAGTGATATAGAGGATTATGATGATGAATGCTTGAAGGTTGAGTTTTTCCCAAACAGACCAGACCACTACAGTGTGGAGGGAATAACAAGAACCCTCAAGGGAATGCTTGATATTGAAGAGGGAATACCCTCCTATGAAACATCCCCATCAGGCATGAGCATGACCGTGGACCCCGGACTTAAGGATATAAGGCCCTACACTTCCTGCTGTATAGTTGAGGGTATCAGTATAAATGATGAAAAACTCGTTCAGCTGATGGACTTTCAGGAGGACCTGCACTGGGTTCTTGGAAGGGACAGAAAGAAAGTTGCCATTGGAATTCACAACCTGGACGTTTTAAAACCCCCATTTTCATACATAGCTGCAGATCCAGATTCTGAATCATTCTTGGCCCTGGAAATGACTGAA is part of the Methanobacterium aggregans genome and harbors:
- the dapB gene encoding 4-hydroxy-tetrahydrodipicolinate reductase — its product is MIRVAVTGAGGRISSKIIKTILKEEDMEVVAAVGSPNTLLDGKDVGEVIGVGKIDVPVNGAQKLAEVLKEKKPDVLIDFTIANTAVGTIKTSAECGVNVVVGTTGFSEKQLSEIKESIQKNKIKAVIAPNMAVGVNVFFKVIEDLAKILNDYDIEIIEAHHKHKTDAPSGTAVKAYEIIAEALENKDETCVYGRQGIVGARTPEEIGVHAVRGGDIVGDHTVLFAGEGERIELTHRAHSRQVFVTGVIKALQYIIEAPEGKISDMKDVLGIK